The sequence below is a genomic window from Candidatus Omnitrophota bacterium.
AGCAACGGCCTGAGCCCACAAAGGCAATGCCTCCACCGGATAGAATACGCAGGCAAAGGGCTGAAGTGCAAAAGCCATAATCCACGAGAGCGCGACAAGGCCGCGGCCGAAGCGAATTAGGAGCGTGTTCACAAAAAGGCCCAGGACCCAGCCGGTCATCAAGAGGCTCACCAGGAACGGGATCAGTTGGATGCCCAAAATAACGAGGTTCTGCCCAAACAGAATCCAGGCCAAGAAAGTCATCAGGGTGAGTTCGATCACGAGTTTGATCAGGCCGAAGCAGGCAGTACCCACCAGGAAGTCGGCCAGGGTGACGGGGGTGGTAAAGAAATTGAGGAGGTTGCGGCTCCACGCCTCTTCCATGAGCCCAAAGGTGATCTCGTGCTGGCCGCGACGCAAGATTGCCCAGAGGATGACGGCGGCCAGAAGCGTGGAGGTCATCCAGCCGAGTTGGGAGGAGGCCTCCTTCAGGTAGAGTGTGACAAAGCCCCAGATCAAG
It includes:
- a CDS encoding ABC transporter permease; translation: MSWRRIQGVFFRHFYLWRHNADYVLDTLWHPVVDLLIWGFVTLYLKEASSQLGWMTSTLLAAVILWAILRRGQHEITFGLMEEAWSRNLLNFFTTPVTLADFLVGTACFGLIKLVIELTLMTFLAWILFGQNLVILGIQLIPFLVSLLMTGWVLGLFVNTLLIRFGRGLVALSWIMAFALQPFACVFYPVEALPLWAQAVARLLPCTYVFEGMRSLVSGQGGVLGNLVLSFVLNAVYLILGLKAFRGILVAARRNAWLPRLES